In Saccharomyces kudriavzevii IFO 1802 strain IFO1802 genome assembly, chromosome: 9, the following proteins share a genomic window:
- the POT1 gene encoding acetyl-CoA C-acyltransferase (similar to Saccharomyces cerevisiae POT1 (YIL160C); ancestral locus Anc_5.718) translates to MSQRLQSIKDHLVESAMGKSEAKKKNSLLEKRPDDVVIVAANRSAIGRGFKGAFKDVNTDYLLYNFLKEFIGRFPDILRDDLKLIEEVACGNVLNVGAGATEHRAACLASGIPYSTPFVALNRQCSSGLTAVNDIANKIKVGQIDIGLALGVESMTNNYKNVNPLGMISSDELQNNREAKKCLIPMGITNENIAANFKINRKAQDEFAASSYQKAYKAKNDGLFQDEILPIELPDGSVFQSDEGPRPNVTAESLSSIKPAFIKDRGTTTAGNASQVSDGVAGVLLARRSVANQLDLPVLGRYIDFQTVGVPPEIMGVGPAYAIPKVLEATGLQVQDIDIFEINEAFAAQALYCIHKLGIDSNKVNPRGGAIALGHPLGCTGTRQVATILRELQSDQIGVVSMCIGTGMGAAAIFIKE, encoded by the coding sequence ATGTCGCAAAGATTACAAAGTATTAAGGATCATTTGGTGGAAAGCGCTATGGGAAAAAGTGAagcgaagaagaagaactcaCTATTGGAGAAAAGACCAGATGATGTGGTCATTGTAGCTGCTAATAGGTCTGCTATCGGTAGGGGCTTCAAAGGCGCTTTCAAGGATGTGAACACGGACTACTTGCTGTACAATTTCCTCAAGGAGTTCATTGGGAGATTTCCGGACATTTTAAGGGATGACTTGAAGTTAATCGAAGAAGTTGCTTGCGGAAACGTTCTGAATGTGGGAGCAGGTGCTACGGAGCACAGAGCTGCATGCTTGGCGAGTGGTATCCCCTACTCAACGCCATTTGTCGCTCTGAACAGACAGTGTTCCTCGGGTTTGACCGCGGTAAACGACATTGCCAACAAGATTAAAGTCGGGCAAATCGATATTGGTTTGGCATTGGGTGTGGAGTCGATGACCAATAACTACAAGAATGTCAACCCCTTGGGTATGATCTCCTCTGACGAGTTGCAGAACAACCGCGAGGCGAAGAAATGTCTAATACCAATGGGCATCACAAACGAAAATATTGCCGCCAATTTCAAGATCAACAGAAAGGCCCAGGATGAATTCGCTGCCAGCTCTTACCAAAAAGCTTACAAGGCGAAAAACGACGGGCtctttcaagatgaaattttgcCCATAGAGTTACCAGACGGCTCAGTCTTCCAGTCCGATGAAGGCCCACGTCCCAACGTTACCGCAGAATCGCTTTCGAGTATCAAGCCTGCCTTTATCAAAGATAGAGGCACCACCACCGCGGGTAATGCTTCTCAGGTCTCCGATGGTGTTGCCGGTGTCCTATTGGCTCGCAGGTCCGTTGCCAACCAATTAGACTTACCTGTGCTAGGTCGGTATATCGACTTCCAAACAGTGGGGGTCCCACCTGAAATCATGGGTGTCGGTCCCGCATACGCCATACCAAAGGTTCTGGAAGCCACTGGCTTACAAGTTCAGGATATCgatatctttgaaataaACGAGGCATTTGCGGCACAAGCTCTCTACTGCATCCATAAGCTCGGGATCGACTCGAACAAAGTAAATCCAAGAGGCGGTGCAATTGCATTGGGCCATCCATTGGGCTGTACTGGTACAAGGCAAGTTGCTACTATACTAAGAGAGTTGCAAAGCGATCAGATTGGCGTTGTTAGTATGTGTATCGGTACTGGTATGGGCGCCGCAGCTATCTTCATTAAGGAGTAG
- the UBP7 gene encoding ubiquitin-specific protease UBP7 (similar to Saccharomyces cerevisiae UBP7 (YIL156W) and UBP11 (YKR098C); ancestral locus Anc_5.712): protein MHPHTTLFTPEYSNELLRRVQDLYHEDIKHYYPQLKLEKLLDLLEHTEYLYELYLDSMRHNRPNDALTAFIIGCYYVFLIIPQSLQFQTRNKSYSIYTDLKKMYENEMNMTNVVLMVKKEIGVVLDESVKHAVGIEHRITKKRAFSVPANDLSGQVASLSLENAGPHGHGFKASFTEEDAEQSSPVWTAPNLEPNDQLKLALLPEVIPTPIYPESGRKTSSPVRPSVLLEDVPYNCYDGGASSASLNPSFGEITVDRSITHRKDSYHSIYMVDSDTLKEDNDDLLNVETDEFIQSLDILQKQSIITAPELFSILSNSIEREKILLIDLRIPRRSEINHIVAPNLVKIDPNLLWDRKTNTPVYQDDILEHLLEENEIFINRDKFEYVVYYTDVKTFMYMNFDYVFIFFYLMLTSQKTHLTSVPTALLGGYEKWKKTLHTYAQEYDVSIEDYLYRPYSQKAHQQQQQEQQQSNAQDSSSSKESSAKVPEPPSWKPPDLPIRLRKRPPPPPPVSMPTTPGIPPPLPPKIMVYSHDNSFSRKPPIPAKQHVKKQQLNSNEIIQRKRQQQKHRHYGQQLLQPQPQRAYNIPTIEQSSNVYVSLSITGLRNLGNTCYINSMIQCLFAAKIFRTLFISANYKNYLQPPKGSRSAHSSKLSNSLNMLFNKMYLNGGCSVVPTGFLKVVNQLRPDLKIPDDQQDTQEFLMILLDRLHDELSNQQHVANDYPNLLLYNADALKVSNNEYKHWFDKNVIGNGISPIDDIFQGQMENSLQCKRCGYTTFNYSTFYVLSLAIPRRSMKLSKLGRSTEKRVKLEDCINMFTDDEVLSGENAWDCPRCGPTASSSSASASASAFESESPIAKSKKKKSRFFTLHTGSKRRHLDFFGDNINESNSSNTVTFERERSRSPFKMLGSSGKRSNSSTPFANNNNDGNNINDFKNKKLTTVKTINFVTLPKILVIHLSRFYYDLTKKNSTVITYPLILNIILKNNETMKYRLFGVVNHTGTLVSGHYTSLVNKDLEHSVDIGRSKWYYFDDEVVKADNKHGSDKNLKISSSDVYVLFYERVHDQ from the coding sequence ATGCATCCACATACGACGTTGTTTACGCCTGAGTACTCGAACGAGTTACTGCGAAGGGTGCAGGATCTGTACCACGAAGATATCAAACACTACTATCCGCAACTGAAATTAGAAAAGCTGCTAGATCTTCTGGAACATACAGAGTATCTGTATGAGTTGTATCTGGACTCTATGCGCCACAACAGGCCAAACGATGCGCTGACGGCGTTCATTATTGGGTGCTACTACGTGTTCCTGATCATTCCACAATCTTTGCAGTTCCAGACACGAAACAAGTCCTACAGCATTTATACAGATCTGAAAAAGATGTACGAGAATGAAATGAACATGACCAACGTCGTGCTAAtggtgaagaaagaaatcgGGGTAGTTTTAGATGAGTCGGTGAAACACGCGGTCGGTATCGAGCATAGGattacaaagaaaagggcATTTTCTGTGCCAGCTAATGATCTCTCAGGTCAAGTGGCTTCTTTGTCATTAGAAAATGCTGGACCGCACGGCCATGGTTTCAAAGCATCGTTTACGGAAGAGGACGCAGAGCAATCTTCACCTGTGTGGACAGCACCGAACTTGGAGCCCAATGACCAATTGAAGTTGGCTTTATTGCCCGAAGTGATACCTACGCCAATTTACCCTGAGTCCGGGAGAAAGACAAGTAGCCCAGTGAGACCATCTGTTTTACTGGAGGACGTGCCCTACAATTGCTACGATGGCGGAGCCAGTTCCGCATCTTTGAACCCATCGTTTGGAGAAATCACCGTAGATAGGTCAATAACTCATCGGAAGGATTCCTACCATTCCATTTATATGGTGGATAGTGACACTctgaaagaagataatgatgacCTTCTGAATGTCGAGACTGACGAATTCATTCAGAGTTTAGATATTTTGCAAAAGCAAAGTATAATCACCGCGCCTGAGTTGTTCAGTATTCTATCGAATTCCATTGAacgtgaaaaaattttgctTATCGATTTAAGAATACCACGAAGGTCTGAAATAAACCACATTGTGGCGCCTAATTTGGTGAAGATTGATCCTAACCTATTGTGGGACAGGAAGACGAACACACCCGTTTATCAAGATGACATATTGGAACATTtactggaagaaaatgagattTTCATAAATCGGGATAAATTCGAATACGTTGTTTACTACACAGATGTGAAGACTTTCATGTATATGAACTTTGACTATGTgtttatcttcttctatttGATGCTAACTTCCCAAAAGACTCACTTAACTAGTGTGCCCACTGCCCTCCTAGGTGGGTATGAAAAGTGGAAGAAAACTCTACACACGTATGCTCAGGAGTACGACGTTTCCATCGAGGATTACTTATATAGACCGTATTCTCAAAAGGCACAccaacagcagcaacaggaACAGCAGCAATCAAACGCTCAGGATTCCTCCTCCAGTAAGGAATCATCTGCAAAGGTTCCTGAGCCTCCTTCCTGGAAGCCTCCTGATCTGCCCATAAGGCTAAGAAAACGCCCTCCTCCGCCACCACCCGTATCAATGCCCACAACTCCGGGAATCCCACCTCCTTTACCGCCTAAGATAATGGTTTATTCGCATGacaattctttttctcgaaAACCGCCAATACCAGCAAAACAGCATGTTAAAAAACAGCAGCTTAACTCCAACGAAATTattcaaaggaaaagacAGCAGCAGAAGCATCGACATTACGGCCAACAATTACTTCAACCACAACCACAGAGAGCATACAATATACCCACTATTGAACAAAGTTCAAACGTCTATGTTTCTCTGTCGATTACCGGTTTAAGGAACCTAGGCAACACATGTTATATTAATAGCATGATACAATGTTTATTTGCCGCAAAAATATTTCGTACTCTTTTCATTTCGGCCAACTACAAGAACTACCTTCAGCCACCGAAAGGTAGCAGATCAGctcattcttcaaaactttcTAATTCACTAAATATGCTTTTCAATAAGATGTATTTGAATGGCGGCTGTTCAGTGGTCCCAACGGGGTTCCTCAAAGTTGTTAATCAATTGCGTCCCGACTTGAAAATTCCTGATGACCAACAGGATACCCAAGAATTCTTAATGATACTCTTGGACAGACTGCACGATGAGCTTTCCAATCAACAACATGTAGCGAATGATTACCCGAATTTGTTGCTGTATAATGCGGATGCACTTAAGGTTTCGAATAACGAATATAAACACTGGTTTGACAAGAATGTGATCGGCAATGGTATCTCACctattgatgatatttttcaaggtCAAATGGAAAACAGTCTACAATGCAAGAGGTGCGGTTATACGACTTTTAACTACAGTACATTTTATGTTTTATCATTGGCTATCCCAAGGCGTTCCATGAAATTGAGTAAACTTGGGAGATCTACCGAAAAAAGAGTCAAATTAGAGGATTGTATCAATATGTTTACAGATGATGAAGTTCTCTCTGGTGAAAATGCGTGGGATTGTCCTCGTTGTGGACCCACGgcgtcttcttcttctgcgTCTGCATCTGCATCTGCATTCGAAAGTGAATCTCCTATCGCCAAgagtaaaaagaagaaaagtcGGTTTTTCACATTGCATACAGGATCTAAGCGCCGTCATCTCGATTTCTTTGGAGACAACATCAATGAAAGCAATAGCAGTAATACTGTGACTTTCGAGCGAGAGAGATCCAGATCTCCCTTCAAAATGCTGGGTAGCAGTGGGAAAAGATCCAATTCTAGCACGCCGTTTgctaataataataacgaCGGTAATAATATCAACGATTTtaaaaacaagaaactGACTACAGTAAAAACGATAAATTTTGTAACTTTACCTAAAATCCTAGTCATCCATCTCTCCAGATTTTACTATGATTtaaccaagaaaaacagTACCGTTATAACATACCCTTTAATACTAAATATAATACTGAAGAACAATGAAACCATGAAATACAGGTTATTTGGAGTGGTTAACCATACAGGCACATTAGTCAGTGGCCATTACACGTCATTGGTAAATAAAGATTTAGAGCATAGTGTAGATATTGGACGTTCCAAATGGTATTATTTTGACGATGAAGTTGTTAAGGCAGATAACAAGCATGGATCTGATAAGAACTTGAAGATTTCAAGCAGTGATGTTTACGTATTGTTTTATGAACGTGTTCATGATCAGTAA
- the BNR1 gene encoding formin BNR1 (similar to Saccharomyces cerevisiae BNR1 (YIL159W); ancestral locus Anc_5.717): protein MDSSPNKKTYRYPRRSLSLHARDRASQARKLEELNLTDGLVAAGLQLVGVALEKQSTGSHIYMKQKNFSANDVASSSVVSENVKASKIDFNPKCMPQDVMLVERMFDELLEDGTFFWGAAYKNLQNISLRRKWLLICKIRSPNHWGSNTAVSGAKSYSAQLATGELAENSHFLDGLVRNLSGGGMGLSKTLYKLEKFLRKQNFLQLFLKDEIYLTTLLEKTLPLVSRDLQFVYLRCFKILMNNPLARIRALHSEPLISWFTQLLTDRNCNLKCQLLSMELLLLLTYVEGPTGCKLIWDQLSILFSNWLQWFGKILADDVKTHTSLYLNWSQLKIDYSMTFLLLINSILQGFNNKTALKIFSFLKKSNIHGIMATLESSYKDDSNNIVIMEQIKQFKTKESSIFDSMIQTSRDMKATPSMKNVTEEEGAPVCIENCLLLKVKDSPIETPINEIIQSLWKILDSKKPYSESIKLLKLINSLLFYLIDSFQAPICSSFDENLDLAQNVDSVFQDSVNKLLDSLQSNEIARRAVTEIDDLNNKILDLNEKLNLVENYSKDHLIAKLDESEALVSLKTKEIESLKLQLKANKKKLDQITTHQRLYDQPPSLMSSNLSSVDSITKNNNHSNLIFQNLAIKQQKQKNSLPKRSTSLLKSKRISSLSSYLSDANNENEGQNQVEDNLKDSSFQTSTSTVNFNIPSMKNVANMQNVSLNSILSELDFSNNMNSQPNYQSSPVLSSISSSPKLFPRLSSDSLDNSIQLLSEVDKLPPPLPPPPPPPPPPLPPSLLIDMEATLKPDVVPYILAPPPPPLPDLFKTEESFAIPPPPPLPESLSMSEGPSENNFVTPPAPPLPSGLLSLSSASINSTTVNLVPPSPERRLKQIHWDRVEDVKDTLWEDAFQRQETIRELQTDGVFSQIEDIFKMRSPAKIASKNNAGSSTALSSNNGKSLNELKKVSFLSRDLAQQFGINLHMFSQLSDMEFVMKVLNCDNDIIQNVNILKFFCKEELTNIPKSLLNKYEPYSQGKEGKAVSDLQRADRIFLELCINLRSYWNVRSKNLLTLSTYERDYYDLLFKLQKIDDGISHLNLSPKFKNLMFIITEIGNHMNKKIVKGIKLKSLTKLAFVRSSVDQNMSFLHFIEKIIRIKYPDLYGFVDDLKKIEDLGKISLEHIELECHEFYNRIENLVTQFQTGKLSKEENLDPRDQIVKKVKFKINRAKIKSELLMGQCKLTLIDLNKLMKYYGEDPSDKESKNDFFQPFIEFLAMFKKCAKENIEKEEMERVYEQRKSLLEMRTNNNKKSNGNDENEGEEVNTDAVDLLISKLREVKKDPEPLRRRKSTRLSEVAVNVNDEDLKMKDDEDHILLERTHAMLNDIQRI from the coding sequence ATGGACTCTTCCCCTAACAAGAAGACGTACCGCTATCCTCGTAGATCGCTGTCGCTGCACGCGCGAGATAGGGCCAGCCAGGCTCGTAAActggaagaattgaatttgACTGATGGGTTAGTTGCCGCTGGTTTGCAGTTGGTGGGCGTAGCATTAGAAAAGCAAAGCACAGGATCGCATATATACATGAAgcagaagaatttttcagccaATGATGTTGCCTCGTCTTCTGTGGTTTCCGAAAACGTTAAGGCATCGAAAATAGATTTTAATCCGAAATGCATGCCTCAGGATGTAATGCTCGTCGAAAGGATGTTTGATGAGCTTTTGGAGGACGGGACCTTTTTTTGGGGCGCTGCTTATAAAAATCTGCAAAACATATCGCTTCGTAGGAAATGGCTGTTGATATGTAAGATCCGTAGTCCTAATCACTGGGGAAGCAACACAGCGGTTTCCGGTGCCAAGTCATACTCTGCTCAATTAGCCACTGGTGAGCTCGCGGAAAACTCTCATTTTTTGGATGGTTTGGTTAGAAATCTTTCGGGAGGAGGAATGGGCTTATCCAAGACCCTGTATAAACTAGAGAAGTTTCTGCGCAAGCAAAACTTCTTACAGCTTTTCCTTAAGGATGAAATCTATTTGACGACTTTACTTGAGAAGACTTTACCACTCGTATCCAGGGATCTGCAGTTTGTTTATCTTCGATGcttcaaaatattgatgaaTAACCCATTAGCAAGAATAAGAGCGCTGCACTCCGAGCCTTTGATTAGTTGGTTTACCCAACTTCTAACGGACAGGAATTGTAACTTGAAATGTCAGTTACTTTCCATGGAACTCCTTCTCCTATTAACCTACGTAGAAGGCCCAACGGGATGTAAGTTGATATGGGACCAGCTTTCAATATTGTTCAGCAATTGGTTGCAATGGTTTGGCAAAATCCTTGCAGACGACGTCAAAACACACACATCATTGTATTTGAACTGGAGCCAATTGAAAATAGACTACTCAATGACTTTCTTACTATTGATTAATTCCATTTTGCAAGGATTTAATAACAAGACTGcgctgaaaattttcagttttttgaagaagagtaATATTCATGGCATTATGGCCACCTTAGAATCATCCTACAAGGATGACTCTAATAATATCGTCATCATGGAACAAATAAAGCAGTTCAAAACCAAAGAATCGAGCATTTTTGATTCAATGATACAAACCAGTAGAGATATGAAAGCAACCccttcaatgaaaaatgttacagaagaagaaggtgcGCCTGTTTGCATTGAAAATTGTTTGTTATTAAAAGTGAAAGATAGCCCCATAGAAACGCCAATAAACGAGATTATTCAATCATTGTGGAAAATTCTAGACTCTAAAAAACCTTATTCAGAATCTATTAAACTACTCAAGTTGATAAATTCTCTACTATTTTATCTTATCGATTCTTTTCAAGCTCCGATATGTTCTtcctttgatgaaaatttagATTTAGCACAAAATGTAGATTCTGTATTTCAAGATTCTGTTAACAAGCTACTGGATTCTTTACAGTCAAATGAAATTGCAAGGAGAGCAGTCACTGAAATTGATGATCTGAACAATAAGATTCttgatttgaatgaaaaattgaatctGGTCGAGAATTATAGCAAAGATCACCTTATAGCAAAACTCGATGAAAGTGAAGCTTTGGtatctttgaaaacgaaggaaattgaaagtTTAAAGCTACAATTGAAGGCcaataagaagaaactgGATCAAATCACCACACATCAAAGATTATATGACCAACCACCTTCATTAATGAGCAGCAACTTGAGTTCTGTCGATTCAATaacaaagaataataatcaTAGCAAtctcattttccaaaatttaGCCATAAAACagcaaaagcaaaaaaattccttaCCCAAGCGTTCAACAAGTCTACTGAAAAGTAAAAGGATTTCGTCCCTTTCCTCATACCTGAGCGACGCAAATAATGAGAATGAAGGCCAGAACCAAGTGGAAGACAACTTAAAAGattcatcttttcaaacATCTACCTCAACAGTTAATTTCAATATACCTTCTATGAAAAATGTCGCGAATATGCAAAATGTATCTTTAAATTCAATACTTTCAGAGTTGGACTTCTCAAACAACATGAATAGTCAGCCAAATTATCAATCCTCTCCTGTACTGTCTTCGATTTCCTCGTCGCCGAAACTATTTCCCCGACTTTCTTCAGACAGTCTTGATAATAGCATCCAACTGTTATCTGAGGTTGATAAATTACCTCCACCTCTgcctcctcctcctcctcctcctcctcctccacTTCCTCCATCTCTTTTGATTGATATGGAAGCTACTCTTAAGCCAGATGTTGTTCCTTATATTCTAGCGCCTCCCCCACCACCCCTCCCAGATTTGTTTAAGACTGAAGAATCATTTGCTATCCCACCGCCTCCACCTCTTCCTGAGTCCCTATCAATGTCCGAAGGGCCTTCTGAAAATAATTTCGTCACTCCTCCAGCCCCACCTTTACCCAGTGGTTTACTTTCACTGTCGTCGGCGTCTATTAATTCAACGACAGTTAATTTAGTACCACCCTCACCTGAAAGGCGTTTGAAGCAGATTCATTGGGATAGAGTGGAAGACGTAAAAGATACACTTTGGGAAGATGCATTCCAACGCCAAGAAACAATTAGAGAATTGCAAACTGATGGCGtattttctcaaattgAAGACATCTTCAAGATGAGAAGTCCAGCCAAAATTGCaagtaaaaataatgcAGGATCTTCAACTGCtttatcttcaaataatggCAAGTCTttgaatgaattgaaaaaagtctCCTTTTTATCAAGAGATTTAGCTCAACAATTTGGCATCAATTTACATATGTTCTCTCAACTATCTGATATGGAATTTGTTATGAAAGTTTTGAACTGTGATAACGACATTATCCAGAATGTCAatatattgaaatttttctgtAAAGAGGAACTGACAAATATACCCAAAAGTTTGCTTAATAAGTACGAGCCATATTCTCAAGGTAAAGAGGGTAAAGCAGTAAGCGATTTGCAAAGAGCTGACAGAATTTTTCTGGAATTGTGTATTAATTTAAGATCTTATTGGAATGTAAGATCAAAGAACCTCCTGACACTATCAACATATGAGAGAGATTATTACGATTTGCTTTTCAAActacaaaaaattgatgatggAATTTCCCATTTAAATCTTTCACCTAAGTTTAAGAATTTAATGTTTATAATCACGGAAATTGGTAATCATATGAATAAAAAGATTGTCAAGGGAATTAAATTGAAATCACTAACGAAACTAGCATTCGTTAGATCCAGCGTTGACCAAAATATGTCATTTTTacatttcattgaaaaaatcataagAATAAAGTATCCTGATTTATATGGTTTTGTagatgatttgaagaaaattgaagatttaGGTAAAATTTCGCTAGAACACATTGAGCTGGAATGTCACGAGTTTTATAATAGAATAGAAAATTTGGTCACTCAATTCCAAACTGGAAAACTGTCGAAGGAGGAAAATTTAGATCCAAGAGATCAAATTGTTAAAAAAGTCAAATTTAAGATTAATCGGGCCAAAATAAAGAGCGAATTATTGATGGGTCAATGCAAACTAACCTTGATAGATTTAAACAAACTTATGAAGTATTATGGCGAGGACCCTAGTGATAAAGAGAGTaagaatgatttttttcaacccttcattgaatttttggccatgttcaaaaaatgtgCTAAGGAGAAtatagaaaaggaagaaatggaGAGGGTCTAcgaacaaagaaagagcCTGTTAGAAATGAGaacaaacaacaacaagaaaagcaatGGGAACGATGAAAACGAAGGTGAAGAAGTGAACACAGACGCTGTTGATCTACTGATTTCTAAACTGCGTGAAGTCAAGAAGGACCCGGAGCCTttaagaagaaggaaaagtacAAGACTCAGCGAAGTCGCCGTGAATGTCAACGACGAGGAcctgaaaatgaaagatgatgaagaccACATTCTATTGGAGAGAACCCATGCCATGCTAAAtgatattcaaagaatataa
- the AIM20 gene encoding Aim20p (similar to Saccharomyces cerevisiae AIM20 (YIL158W) and SKG1 (YKR100C); ancestral locus Anc_5.716) translates to MLQRRHRKEEAQDADLENLVMEDIAVSVYESFKVEISSSSDASTINGNEAEYLETCKEKTAKMGPAPACRPQLDTNMGMLHTENKGTTYINVPILFSGEKMNYGKVRDPAESFMYPLTLLRKKTSSTCFDDELTLEHKQCQLPTTGLTE, encoded by the coding sequence ATGTTACAACGACGTCAtaggaaagaagaagctcAAGATGCAGACCTGGAAAATTTGGTGATGGAGGATATAGCAGTGTCCGTGTATGAAAGCTTTAAAGTGGAAATAAGCAGTTCAAGCGACGCTTCCACAATAAATGGAAATGAAGCAGAATATCTCGAGACTTGCAAAGAGAAAACTGCTAAAATGGGCCCTGCACCAGCATGCAGACCGCAATTGGACACCAATATGGGGATGTTGCACACGGAAAACAAAGGTACCACGTATATCAATGTGCCCATCCTTTTCAGTGGTGAGAAGATGAACTATGGGAAGGTCAGGGACCCAGCGGAGAGTTTCATGTACCCATTGACCTTATTGCGAAAGAAGACGAGTAGCACCTGTTTTGACGATGAACTTACTCTCGAGCACAAGCAATGCCAGCTTCCAACAACAGGCTTAACTGAATGA
- the COA1 gene encoding Coa1p (similar to Saccharomyces cerevisiae COA1 (YIL157C); ancestral locus Anc_5.715) yields MLRLVTRSLPRVTHSAAAGALVSGSLLRSFSNSARFNNIVAEDEAKIVLKNKNRPLRVDRELPDPTRERKKRILGFVAFSVAMGSALSLIFNYEKTESPIISNTLYHIRRSPATRNILGESIEFDGIIPWVYGELNSVKGRINITFYIKGDKNVSGTVRLVADKNTHDEEFLIHEWSVTAAGKKIDLLAENSKRPI; encoded by the coding sequence ATGCTGAGGTTAGTGACTAGGAGCTTACCAAGAGTAACCCATTCTGCTGCTGCGGGTGCGCTGGTGAGCGGATCTTTACTTCGCTCATTCTCGAATAGTGCGAGATTCAATAACATTGTCgctgaagatgaagcaaaaatcgtcttgaagaacaagaacagGCCTTTGAGAGTTGACAGAGAGCTGCCTGACCCAACTAGGGAGAGAAAGAAGCGAATACTAGGGTTCGTGGCGTTTTCTGTAGCCATGGGGTCCGCACTATCGTTGATCTTCAACTATGAAAAGACCGAGTCCCCCATCATCTCCAACACGCTGTACCATATAAGACGGTCACCAGCAACCAGAAACATATTGGGGGAAAGCATAGAATTTGACGGTATCATCCCGTGGGTCTATGGTGAACTGAATTCTGTCAAGGGTAGAATTAACATCACTTTCTATATCAAGGGGGATAAGAACGTTTCTGGAACTGTCAGACTGGTCGCCGATAAAAACACACATGACGAGGAGTTCTTGATTCATGAATGGAGTGTCACCGCCGCTGGCAAGAAGATTGACTTATTAGCAGAGAACTCCAAGAGACCAATTTAG